A single region of the Candidatus Cloacimonas sp. genome encodes:
- a CDS encoding amidohydrolase family protein codes for MKLLKSVSLPTSSAALKKVNVLFEDKILKLSTEDIEVEEDVEVIEAKGLLMLPGAIDPHTHFLTKDTEAAESLSQNTKIALEGGWTTLSELSYHTNNPIFSNAALKKQIALANANSYTSLAFWGHIDIGDYPYHSEAAQEIWNKGVTGISLAVPSPNPAIPDISFAEIMDLFLDIYESDTAFAFQGYDYENFPAFNLTAQMEAIKKILRRMQENPIHIPRVSSYPTIEFINSVSKRSDISFALCFADLMALYNPDVFISPFQCDFADYADLLFELLRTNKIYLFSNCAAVQKKHPDYCELFQGSDPEMMKYSYLWVLSELWKKRKIPLATCLKMTSENAAKRLGIYPEKGSLDPGSDADFVLYDPEKTTIIKGNKGQTTELIGSFKAIYLKGKQVAGENFSTLKQGSFLARSTNPKRRHNNSTWI; via the coding sequence ATGAAATTACTTAAATCCGTTTCTCTGCCAACTTCTTCGGCGGCTTTGAAAAAAGTGAATGTGCTGTTTGAAGATAAGATACTAAAGCTTTCCACGGAAGACATTGAAGTGGAAGAAGATGTGGAAGTAATTGAGGCAAAAGGTCTATTGATGCTTCCCGGAGCGATTGACCCTCATACTCATTTTTTAACCAAAGATACTGAAGCCGCAGAATCACTTTCCCAGAATACTAAAATTGCTCTGGAAGGTGGTTGGACAACCCTTTCCGAACTTAGCTATCATACCAATAATCCTATTTTTAGCAATGCGGCTTTGAAAAAGCAAATCGCTTTGGCGAATGCTAATTCCTATACTTCATTGGCTTTCTGGGGACATATTGACATTGGAGATTATCCTTATCATTCTGAAGCCGCTCAGGAAATCTGGAATAAAGGCGTAACAGGAATTTCTTTGGCTGTCCCTTCTCCCAATCCTGCCATTCCGGATATCAGTTTTGCGGAAATTATGGATTTGTTTCTGGATATATATGAAAGCGATACTGCTTTTGCCTTTCAGGGCTATGATTATGAGAATTTCCCCGCATTTAATCTCACCGCTCAGATGGAAGCGATAAAAAAAATCCTACGCCGAATGCAAGAAAATCCAATTCATATACCGCGTGTTTCTTCCTATCCTACAATTGAGTTCATTAACAGCGTTTCCAAAAGAAGTGATATCTCTTTTGCTCTTTGCTTTGCAGATTTGATGGCGCTTTACAATCCTGATGTTTTTATCTCGCCCTTTCAATGTGACTTTGCCGATTATGCCGATTTGCTGTTTGAGTTGTTGCGGACGAATAAAATTTATCTGTTCTCCAATTGTGCCGCTGTGCAGAAAAAACATCCGGATTATTGCGAACTTTTTCAAGGCAGCGATCCGGAAATGATGAAGTATTCATATTTGTGGGTGCTTTCTGAACTGTGGAAAAAAAGAAAGATTCCGCTTGCCACTTGCCTCAAAATGACCAGCGAAAACGCCGCTAAGCGTTTAGGAATATATCCGGAGAAGGGCTCTTTAGACCCTGGTTCAGATGCCGATTTTGTGCTTTACGATCCGGAAAAAACCACTATCATAAAGGGCAATAAAGGACAAACAACAGAACTGATAGGCAGCTTTAAAGCGATTTATCTAAAAGGAAAGCAAGTTGCCGGCGAAAATTTCTCCACGCTAAAACAGGGCTCATTTTTAGCCAGAAGCACCAATCCTAAACGCAGACATAATAATTCTACTTGGATTTGA